The Sus scrofa isolate TJ Tabasco breed Duroc chromosome 4, Sscrofa11.1, whole genome shotgun sequence genomic sequence CATCTGCTCCTGTCTCTCCAGGAGAGACAGCTGGTCTACTCTGAGTTACTGGTGGGGAGCTGCGACGAGGGGAGCACCAGGGCTTGCCCTGCAGGCAGTTTAACCAGCAGAGTCTGGCCTTCTGCTCTCCACCAGCAGTTCTGGCCTCCGTTCTCAATCTCTTATGAAAAACAAGCTTAAGCCAGGAGGGGCCGGCCACTGGCAGGAATCTTGCCCTTAATAACTGGGTGTCAGGGCCCCAAGCTGCTGGTTTTCACACTTTGCCTTTCCTCCTTTGGTGGCTCAGGACCTTGCTCCTGCAATGGGGCATAAGGAGGGGCAGGATGGATGGCAACAGAAGGGGCTTCAGGGGTGCAGAAATCTGACCTGGCTGCCAGGCATCCCTACTTCGCTCTGACTGGAACGTCAGGGTCCTGAAAAAAccacttttatatttgtttccatCTGTGTCTGAAGTCAGTGAAGTCAGGTGGTTGAGGCCTGGCTTCTctgatttttaattgtttcagATCTTCCTTGCCCCACCTCACCACTGCTACTAATGCTTCAGGCCTTGGAAAAGCTATTTCTCAGGAAGTCATTCTTAAtgcctcccacccactccctaTTCCCAAGACCCTTTGTTACATCTCCCTTATCACTCTGTTCTTCCCCACAAATCATCACTATCTTTCTGTCGAAATATGTTCTCCCATATGGTATGAGAGGCAAAGTATAGATCTGTCTTCAATGCCTAGAACTTGGCAAgcccttcaaatatttaaatgaaaatcgacttggattttcttaaaatttttaggtAATGTATTTGGAACTCATTTCTTTTGGTGAGGGGACCAGGAGGAACTTGGTTTCAGAGCTATTTAAATTAAGCATTGGTGTCCAGTGCCCAGCCAAATACACGGGTCTGAAAGTCAAATGAAAGGTCATCTTTGGGGAAATAGCTTTGGAAATCATGAAGGTGACCTCCTATACCCTTGGTGTTGCTACTCAAATAGTCTAGATGTGGTGTGATTTAGAGGAAAAGACTTCTAGGAGATAGAGGACAGATCAACACAATTTGATGTTCTTTCCCATGgatttgcctgtttgtttttcaGCACAGAAATGGCTTCCTCCTTCAAGCCCCGAGAATGTAACCTGTCTAAACAGGAAGGGCAGAGCTATGGCTTCTTCCTGCGAATTGAGAAGGACACTGATGGCCACCTGGTCCGGGTGGTTGAGAAGGGTAGCCCAGCAGAGAAGGCGGGTCTGCAGGATGGAGACAGAGTTCTCAGGATCAATGGTGTCTTTGTGGACAAGAAAGAGCATATGCAGGTAAATGGGAAACTTGGGGTTCTTTTGGAATCTCTTCAGCCCCTGCTTCTTTGCTGACTATAGTTTTGGGGGTCAATGGAGCTTTCTTGGCTGCCACTCGCAAGGCAGGGCACCCTTAGGGCTGTATTCTGCCAGCTAAATTGAGTCTCCTACAATTAACCATGAACTGTAAAACTTGTTTTTAGATTTGAATAGTGTCAAGTCTCATATGTATTGCAATTTTGCTATAGGCCAGGAACTATGCTAGGCAatttcatattcattattttgttcAATCCTCATCCCAACTCATGGGGTACATAttaccatttcacagatgaggaggtAGAGGCTCAGATAACTTAGCTTGTGTTcatgcaatgaacatatgggagGGTCTGGCCGTACCCCAGTTCTCTCTGCCTCTGAGTGGGTGCCTCTTTTCATGATAGAATGCGGTCTCCATAGACCCTGGAAGACCTGTTGTGCTCTAGGGAATCATCCATCCCTAGAAAGGAGCAGTCCTAGTAAAAGTCCCCCGGGCTGGGTTTGGGCTACACTCTTGGTTACAATATTGCTAGAGGCCCGGCTTCATGTGTACCTGCATCTCGGGAGGGCCTGGGCAGAGATGGCTGGGGCACTCCGCTAACTATTTGGATGTCAGGGGTCAGCCAGTGGAATCTCCAGAGCCATATAACAAGCCAGATAGTGAGCACTCCCCCCAGTCACCACCCTTCAGTGATTGATAGAGGGTTATTGGTTAaagttatctttttccttttttcctcctaggTTGTGGATCTGGTCAGAAAGAGTGGGAATTCAGTGACTTTACTAGTTCTGGATGGGGATTCCTATGAGAAAGCCATGAAAAAGCAAGTAGATTTGAAAGAGTTGGGTCAAAGTCAGGAGTCGAGTTTGAATGATAAGAAACTACCTTCTGTGATGAATGGAGGAGCACAGACTTGGACCCAGCCACGGCTCTGCTACCTGGTGAAGGAGGGGAGTAGCTATGGCTTTTCTCTGAAAACTGTCCAAGGTGAGCCTGAGGGTGAGGCATGGACAACCAGCTTTCCAGAAGAAAGATATTGTTATCTGTTAACGACTCCTTTGACTAATTTTTCAAGTTGCTATGGATATCCAACAGcagcttctctccttccttccctggcccTTCCTATGCTTTGCACAGTTGTGCAAAGAGGAATCAGAATGTTGGACAGCAGTATTGTGTGAGTGGGAGGGGGCTAGGGGGGATGCTGGGTACACCTGTCCCCAGTGTTTGTTAGGCTGAGCATTTGAGGCCAGAGGAACCCTTGGTGAACCTTTGTTATTTTCCAGCTTCCTTAGAGTGAAGGTGGAGGGGAGGATAGAGAATAACAGGCAAGGAAAAGGAGGTTGTTCACAATAGCTACTTCTGAATAAGAatactatctctttttttttgaaaattttatttttttatgatttttattttttccattatagttgatttacagtgttctgtcactttctactgTATGCTATGTCTTTccaaagatccttttttttttttttttttttttttttaagggccacaggtgtggcatatgtaagttcccaggctaaaggttaaatgggagctgtacctactggcctacgccacagccatggcaatgccagatctgagccacatctgggacctacaccacagctcatggcaatccagggagtgaggccagggattaaacccacaccttcatggatacgagtAGGGTTCTTTTCTGGTGAGcaacaatgggagctcctcattCAAAAATTGTTGAACACCTATTTGTGTTATTGGACACTGTTATAGTTGCCGAGGGCACTGAAAAAACCCCCACCCTCCTGTCTGTGGCATTTACATAGTACCCTCAGCTGTGGCCAAGTTCTGAGGTGCCTCCCTGACCTTTAGCTGAGAGGTATATAGTGATTTGAAAAACTCCAACCTTTTAGAAAGTACTAGAAATTCTGTTCCTAGAATTTCAGAGGTGCAGGCTGACCCCTGCTCAGTTGACCATAGTTTTCTAATGGTTTCACTGGGGTTTAGGTTGCAACCATAGCTGTGTTAGCCTTTTGATTCTATCTCTAATGCTGTTCATTCTCCGTTCTTTCTGGTGTTGGAGAGGCACTGGTAGTGGGTCATAATTTGGTAAGTTATAAAGAGCAGACCagtaataaacataaaataatttctaaggcAGGCTTATTTAACCTGTGGCGAGACATATAAACTAGCCATAAGAAGTATTTCTCAAGTTTGTTAGTTATTACAACACAGTGATGAAGGTGGCCAAGGGAAGCCTGGCATTTCTTAGAGGttatcagtaaaatggaaaaaaattttctaattcaGATTCTATTCATTTGGGCTTTGTATAATGTATGTGGTGAATGGTTTAGCTTAGCTTATGGAGAAGTTGTTTTCTTTATGACAAATATATAACACAGTAGCAGGAGAAATGTTTAAGTGTTTAAGGAAGCAGAATTTAAGCTACTGTTTTTCtttacaaatgatttttctagTCGTTATGAAGCTACCCTTTGCCTAGGCTGAAATGGTAGTATCTTGAAAGAATTGACAGCATTTCTTTAAGAAGCTCCTAAATCACCCCACCTACtcaagactgtgtgtgtgtgtgtgtgtgtatactgccctctcctcctgggcctctgtcCTCTCTAGCCTGTATCAGTGAGATTTAATCACCTATTGGGATGTGACCGTTGGGGACAGCATTAACTAAAGAGGACAGAATAGAGCAGAGGCCTTCTAATTCTACAGATGCAAAGACAGGGAGTATGATGTGGTGATGCAGCACAGGCATGATTGGGTACCTTCCGGTTCAAGCGGCCAGTGCCACCTGAGATTTCTTCTTTGCATTTCATTGGGCTCAGAAATTTTATTCACAACATAAAGTGCTAACCACTATATGATCACAGCCAGAAATTCTGTTCAAATCAACAAAACCTAACTGAGTAATGGCTGTGTCAAGCTTTGTGCTAGGAGCTGTAATTTAATTCTGGATCAGAAGCCAGAGGCTCTTTGAGTTAGCTCTAAAATGCGAAGTTCTAACTTTATCTTATTGAGAGAAAACCCTTTGCTGTTGGTCTTTCTGTGTAATGAGCTGTGATGCTTGTCTACCTCCTACTCTCTTTCAGATAAAAAGGGAGTGTACATGACTGATATAAAGCCTCAAGGTGTGGCTATGAAAGCTGGAGTCCTGGCTGATGATCACTTGATTGAAGTGAATGGGGAGAATGTAGAAGATGCCAGCCATGAGGAGGTGGTTGAAAAGGTATATCCCAAAGGAGtacttttcttatctttcattccACTTTCTTTGGAAATGACAGGGAGCAGGAATGGTAGTTTATGATGGGAGGAATATAATAAGGGGAAGCTAAATCTTTGTACTGAGAGCACACAGACCCATTAGTGATGCAAGCAGTGTTAGTATAGGGTTTGTGGATAAGGTTTTTGCCAATTTTACGTTGTTTTAAAGAAAGATGTTCTAAGAACCATTGATTTATCTTTGGGGTCTTATTTATAACTGATTGGAATCCTCctctgaatttaaaataaattcagtgttGAGTCAATGTTACTAAAATGCTTCAATATAAGCTGGAAGATAACCAAGGTGGGTGATGAATATCGAGATGCACGTGGGGAGTCAAACTGGAAGGCCCGTTATATCCCAAATCTTACGCCCCAGCATGGTGCTGTGATGCATGGAAAACACTCAGACATCTTCCTCTGGGCCATAGGGAACCTGGAAAATTGACCTACTTTATCTTCTCTAGGTTGAAGGATCTTTCAAAGCAGacctttactttcttttcctttccaaactCCATTCCTAGTCTTCACCTATGTGCCTTTCCAAGTTTTCTGAATTCCAGCTCACAACTGGGTTCCCTTAGCATCTGTGTGGGTGAGGTCATActtaaaacaaagggaaaaacaacTGTAGAAATGATAAATGCCAGTATTACAGCCTAAACTCCGGCCTTACAACCCATATTTCCTGTTGAATCTAGAGACTATGTGCCTCTGGAAACTTTTCCCAGCATCATTCTTGGAGATTGAGGTTGGTCCTCACCTGTATGTGTTGCTGCAGGTGAAGAAGTCCGGAAGCCGTGTTATGTTCCTGCTGGTGGACAAGGAAACTGACAAGTACCATAGTGAGCAGAAGATAAAAGTCAAGAGAGAAACAGCCAGTTTGAAACTGCTACCCCACCAGCCTCGGATTGTGGAGATGAAGAAGGGGAGCAATGGCTATGGTTTCTATTTGAGGGCAGGCCCAGAACAGAAAGGTAAGGCAATAGAAGAGCAGAAAACCTGGCAGTGGAACCATCCAATTCTTTATCCCAGCCTGACTCCTGCGTTCCATTAGGCCCCCACTCCCCATCAAATTCATAGAGGAGACAGTAAGAAACTAGAAAGCATAGCTGGGTCAGTTTCCACATTATGTGGTGGCCTGATGATGGGCAGCCCTCGGTTTCCATAGCAGAATAATAAGGCAGAATTTGGGATCTGGGCAGTAGTATGCTGGTAAATTGGCTCTCTTGGGGGAAAAAGCCCCAATTTGTAGcatgtgttgttgttgttgttgtttgtggtgtaaatactcccaccatgtCTGATTTCAAGCTGTCAACATGGAGTCACAGACTGCAAAGTTGAGAAGTTCATGCAAGTTTGGCTCTCAGAAACTGCTGTGAGCCAACACCACTAGATCTGAGGCAGAGGTGTGGGCTGGGATCTGGGACTTGAATAGAAGAGTCTTTCTGATTCCTTGTAATTCAATAAAGAAACGACAGTGGTCCTCCTATGGAAgctgaatacattaaaaaaaagtgttggttCAGGCCATGCAAACTCTTATTCACCCAGAAGCTGctagtttcttttcattgtattatatgtatatagttatGAAATATTAACTTGGTtcatattatattaaaaacaccCTTGGGGCCTTTGAGAATATCAAGCGAATCAGACAAGAATTCTTCAGTCAATGAGCCTTCTGTTTAGCAGAGGAGATAAGACACATATGTCCACAACCGAAGATAGATGGCAAGAAACACCTTAATACAGGGGCCGATAGAATATTGTGGAAATTCAAGGTTGCAACAGATTTTTCTCACAGAAAAGGCACTGGGAGGCCTCATAGTAAAGGTAGCACTTGAGCTGAAGCTTTGTAGTATGAATAGAACTTGGACAAGCTAAGGGGTGGGGACAAAGAAGTCCAATCCAGAGATAGGATTGCATGAATAAAGCAGGGAAACATGGGCACAGTTTGATTGGCATCTaatgtgtagcacagagaaccaaGTTAGAAAGGTAGGTTGAAGAGAGGTGATGGAGGTTTAGTGCCAGGTTGAGGAGTTTGGACTTGGTTCTATGTCAATGGGGAGTTAAACGGTTTTTGAGCATTGTGAGAGAGAATTAAAATTAAGCCTTCAGGGCCTTTGGGGCTTTACACATCTCAATTACTTCTGATAATTCTGCAAGAATTGCTGAAGTTGAGGACTTGAAGATACAAGCATTATAAGGTCAAATAGTTGTGGTATATTTAGTCTCAAGTTCAGGTCTGTTTGGTTCTAAAGCCCATGCCCACGTTGTGCTGACTGACTTGGTCAGACACGGCATCAAGATGAAGCTGAAGGCAGATGTGCACTGGAGAAGGTAGAATTCAAGACAAGAAATAATACAAACTGCATTTTGTGTAGAGGAACTAGGCCTAGAGGAGCTGTTTAACATACTAAGGTAGCATTGAAGGACTTAGTTGACTAGACATGGAGAGTGGATGCTGAGGAAGAATCAGCTGTTAAGTGTCAGTGACAGGGGGGAAATGGTGCTCCCACTAACAAGTGACCAAGAGGAAGGGCCTTGGAATGGGGAGATGGCCTAGATGGTTTTTGGTTTGAATACATTACACTTGAGGAACCTATGGGGTATCCAGTTGGAGATGTCAAGCAACTAGCTTTTTTGGAAAAGTAAAACTGGAACTTGTTAAAACTGTATGAGGGACACAAAAGGTATGAGAGATGTGGAGGCATCTGGTGAAGACAGTTCAGATCAGAAGGCTAAAGACACATCTTGagggagtgtctgttgtggctcagcagtaatgaacctaactagtatccatgaggatgcaggttcgatccctggccctgctcaaggatctgggttaaggatctggcgttgctgtgagccatggtgtaggtcgcagatgtggcttggatcccacgttgctatggctgtggtaggccagcagctgattcaacccctagcctgggaacttccataagccacaggtttggccctaaacagcaaagcaaaaaaaaagcaaaaaaaaaaaaaaaaaaaaaaaaaaagacacatcttGTGTCATGCACACAAAATGCATTCACAATCAAACATGCCCAACTGCTACTAAAATGCCAGCATGGATTTTCTAGGGTCTGAATTCTTTGGTTTTGTTcatcattcttctctttctcctgcttGTGGCTTAGCTCCTACATAAGATGTATGGATACAAGCATGCACACCGATTTCCTAGGATCTTGGGACCCTTAATGCTTACCATGCTATTTTGTCAGATACTTTTAGTAACAACATGATTCTTTAAGATCCTCTCGTTATTAATGTCTGGGTTTGTTCCTGGAATGAGTTCTGACCAAAGAACAAGGTCTACTGGGATACATATAGACGGCCTAGGGTGCCAGTGGGAAGGATGGGAGCTGTACTCAGCAggctttttaatctattttataagGCCCTTAGGCTCCAGCAGAAACATCACTGTTTTTTAGGGATCTttctgataattttatttatttagggttttttttttgggggggggtgtaggTCAAATTGTCAAGGACATAGATTCCAGAAGTCCAGCAGAAGAGGCTGGCTTGAAGAACAATGACCTGGTGGTTGCTGTCAATGGCGAGTGTGTGGAGTCCCTCGATCATGACAGTGTGGTGGAAATGATTAGAAAGGGTGGAGATCAGACTTCATTGTTGGTGGTAGACAAAGAGACGGACAACATGTATAAACTGGTAAGTAACACAAGGCCATATATTCTGGCTAAGTTACCACTTTGACTCTTCATCCTGGAAGGAACATAGCAATCATCATTAAGCCTGCATGAAAGCTCAAATGGGTAAGGAGAATGCCAAGTGATTGATACATGAGTTTTAAATACTTAGATTGAGGATTttagaaagaatttgaaaatataactgCAGAATTTCTCTTGGTGACCTGAGaaaatctatgaaaaatattctggaaataagCAGATGTAGCCCTAACTTTCCCAAATAGGGAACAACTGGATTCTAAAGTATAGACCAATAAGTAAGTTCTGTCATTCCCATGTAAAAGCCTGGGAGGGATTATTAAACAGTTTATAAGTCCTTAACAAGGGAATAGAATCATAGCATTAACCAAGATCAAGTTGTGTCAAACCTTATTTCCTCTTAACTCTTAATCACAACAGCTAAtctgcatattttaaagttttttttttttttttttttttttttttgctatttctttgggccgcttctgcagcatatggaggttcccgggctaggggttgaatcggagctgtagccgccggcctacgccagagtcacagcaacgcgcaatccgagccgcgtctgcaacctacaccacagctcacggcaacgccggatcgttaacccactgagcaagggcagggaccgaacccgcaacctcatggttcctagtcggattcgttaaccactgcgccacgacgggaactccatattttaaagtttttataacatttattttatcataaaaactGAGGTTCACTCTAGCTTAGCAGAAATTTGGGGACCTTCTTAAGTACCATCTGCCTTGCTGGGTTGGttacaaaaatgaacaaagatgaACTTGTTCTATGTGATATACAATAATGGATACATCCAAAAGTCTGTAAATGATATAGAGGGAGGAATATTatgggtggtggtggttgtggtaTTAACCTCCTTTTTAGATTAAAACCTGAAGCTTAGAGAGACTAAGTGATTGGCTAAAGTCACCTAGCTTAGTAAAGACTGAAGCCAATATATGAATGCAAGTTTTAATTCATTATACCATATTCCCTCCAAGCACAACACTTTGATTAGATATTTGAAGAGACCTGTATAATGAAAGGTAAAGAGTGAACTGGATGATAGAATAATTAATGGGTTTTTAGCCAGTTGAACAACCATACCTAAAAAATACGTGACATTGGACAATGTCAACCTGAACAGGTGTCTCTAATGAATGGTTGCTTGTCCTATCCTAGTTTATTATTACCTGTAAATGGAGACATGGAAAATGTATTTGACATATGTGATACAGATGACTTAAGTCTGATCATGGATAATTAATTTACTAGAGACTATAATTAATATTCCAAGTAGTATACTAACTTAAAGCTAAATTGTATGAATGCCAAACGGTGAAACCTAATTTGATGACTAGAAAAAGAGCACAAACTTGATGATACTCTAAGTAGCTGTCCCCTCCCCAAAAAAGTCAATTTAAGGTTATATTAATTGACATTGGGCTTTTGGAGATGATAGTAGTATTGTACTGAGTTGGTCAGACTATACTTTAAACTACCGGTGGtgtaatcttgggcaagttaccctCCTCATGCCTGTTTCCATGGTTGTAAGATGAGGGTAGCTACTGTGACGGGTGGGTATGAGTGTTAAGTGAGTTAATATTTAGAGCATTCAGAATAATGCCTTGCAGTGTTTTATATCAACATTGTGTCCAGTTCTGAGAACCTCACTTTAAGAAGGCCAGTGTCAAGAAAGGTAACCAGGGCAGAGGATTTACAAGACATTATGTGCATATTCAGTTGAACAAGCATAGAATTTGGGGAAGAAAGGAGAACATCTCCAAGAATTTAAAGACTAAATGGTGACTATGTAAGGTGATAGATGTATTAACTaatttgtggtaatcatttcacaaggtgtatatatatatatatatatgtatatatatatatataaaatcaacatgTACAGCttgaatatatacaattttgtCAGTTATACTTCATTAAGGCTgagaaaatacatgaagcaaaaatttacaaaattaaaaagagaaatatacttctacaataatagttggagacttcaatatCCCATTCTCAATAATGAATagaacaaccagacagaaaaaaGCAAGGAACCAGAAGACTGGAACAACACAAACCAGCTAGATTTAACAGACAAACACAGAAGACGCTACCCAACAACAGAACAcatgttcttctcaagtgcacatgggataTTCTCCAGGACAGACCATATGTTAAGCCACAAAATGTCACAATAGCCAAATGATGGAATCAATCCGATGGAATcaatctaagtgtccactgacagatgaatggaatttaaaaatgtggggtgtgtgtgtgtatatatatatacatacatacatacatacatacacacatatatatatatatatatatatatatatatataaaaaacatacatatgaatTTGAAAGGCATTCTATGGGGCACAGCTTGACCAAACAGAGAAGCCATAGGGAGCTAGCTTTTGGCTTAAGGACAACTGAAGCTTCCAGGAACAAGCTCTGCAGAGTGGGGGGCTCCCAGTTTGTGGAAAAGGTCAAGCAAAAATCgtaaggtcactgctgtggctgtttaAAAGGAATTCCGGTATGAAGTCCTTTTCAACACTTCCTAGTCATATGACAGAATGACTTAACTATAATTTAATGTTCTGGTTAAAATGAGAGAATTTGGATCTAGAAAAATGACTGTCTctaccttctttctccctctttacCCACTACCCTATACCCCCCAAAGTAAGTTCCATAGGTAGGTAGGTGGGTTGTGGTTGGATCTTTGATATATATCAGTGAATACAACTCCTAAACCAGTTCCTGACATCTACTAGACACCCAAATGTTTGAATGAAGAAAGAGTAAAAGCTCAGTAAGTGTTTAATGTTACTGTACTTGGCCTCAATATTAGCTGCTACTGTCAGATAACGGTTGATTTGCTTGTTTGGGTAGTGATGTCAGAGGCATTTTTTGCATGTGATGAGTCATTCTGATAATTTCCCACAttctaaagagagaaagaaatgcggAGCATTTGCAAGTATATCACTGAAATGTTTGAAGTTATTAGCTAAACTGGGTAACTAGGAGGTT encodes the following:
- the PDZK1 gene encoding Na(+)/H(+) exchange regulatory cofactor NHE-RF3 gives rise to the protein MASSFKPRECNLSKQEGQSYGFFLRIEKDTDGHLVRVVEKGSPAEKAGLQDGDRVLRINGVFVDKKEHMQVVDLVRKSGNSVTLLVLDGDSYEKAMKKQVDLKELGQSQESSLNDKKLPSVMNGGAQTWTQPRLCYLVKEGSSYGFSLKTVQDKKGVYMTDIKPQGVAMKAGVLADDHLIEVNGENVEDASHEEVVEKVKKSGSRVMFLLVDKETDKYHSEQKIKVKRETASLKLLPHQPRIVEMKKGSNGYGFYLRAGPEQKGQIVKDIDSRSPAEEAGLKNNDLVVAVNGECVESLDHDSVVEMIRKGGDQTSLLVVDKETDNMYKLARISPFLYYQSQELPNGSVTEAPAPAPLEVSSPDTTEEVGDHKPKLCRLVKGEDGYGFHLNAIRGQPGSFVKEVQKGGPADLAGLEDEDVIIEVNGVNVLDEPYEKVVDRIQSSGKNVTLLVCGKKAYDYFQAKKIPIVSSMADPLDDAPDSKEGTLEESEHDSHTAKERANSTASHSSSNSEDTEM